The genomic interval TGGGCTATTGGCAAAGCCGGGAGCGTTACAAGACCCAGCGTGATGTGATCAGCACCGTACAGGAATTCCGCAAAAGACAGATACCGCTGGACAATATCGTTATGGACTGGTCTTACTGGAAAGAAGACGCCTGGGGCAGCCAGGAATTCGATCCACAGCGTTTCCCCGATGCGAAAGGCATGATCGATTCCCTGCACAATATTTATCATACCCACTTTATGATATCGGCCTGGCCTAAGTTCTATAAAGACATTCCGAACTACAAACTCTTTAACGATAAAGGCTGGCTCTATAAACAAAGCATTAATGACGGTATCAGGGATTGGATCGGCCAGGGATATGTATCTACTTTCTACGATGCTTTCAATCCCGGCGCCCGTAAACTGTTCTGGCAACTGCTCAGCAAAAACCTGTTCAGCAAGGGCGTCGACGCCTGGTGGCTGGATGCTACAGAGCCGGATGTACTGTCGAACGCTAGTATCGACTACCGCAAACAACTGATGAACCCTACGGCGCTGGGGCCATCTGCACAATATTTCAACACCTATGCCCTCCTGAATGCAAAAGGTATTTATGAAGGTCAGCGCCAGGAAAAGCCGGATCAGCGCGTGTTCATCCTGACCCGTTCCGCTTATGCCGGTATGCAGCGCTATGGAGCAGCTACCTGGAGCGGAGACATTGCTGCACGCTTTGATGAACTGGCAAGACAGATACCTGCAGGGCTGAATTTCAGCCTGTCAGGCATGCCCTATTGGACAACAGATATCGGCGGATTTTATGTGGAAGATAAATACGACCAGCCTGACCCACAGGGAGCAGACCTGGAGGAATGGCGGGAGCTGAATACACGTTGGTTCCAGTACGGATCATTCTGCCCATTGTTCCGCTCGCATGGACAGTATCCTTATCGCGAACCATTCAACATTGCACCGGAAAATAGTGTCGAGTTGAACTCAATGGTGTATTATGATAAGCTACGTTATCGTTTGATGCCATATATTTATTCCCTTGCAGGACACACCTATCATCGTGGCTATACCATGATGCGTGCGCTGATCATGGACTTTGACAAGGATACAGCTGTCAGGAATATCGGTGATCAGTTCATGTTTGGTCCTTCACTGCTGATAAATCCGGTATATAGTTATAAAGCCCGTACCCGTAAACTATATCTTCCTGCCAATACCGGCTGGTATGACCTTTACAAGGGCACTTATACTGAAGGTGGACAATACATTACCGCGGAAGCTCCGCTGGACAGGATCCCCGTATACGTAAAAGCAGGCAGCATTGTTCCTTTCGGTCCGGCTATGCAGTACACTGCACAACGTCCGGCCGATACGATCACACTGTATGTATATACAGGAGCAAATGGAAAATTCACACTTTACGAAGATGAGGGTGTTAATTATAATTACGAAAAGGGACAATACAGTACTATTAACCTTACATACGACGAAGCAGGACAGACGCTGACTATTGGCAAACGGGAAGGCAATTTTCCCGGCATGCTGCAGCGCAGGACCTTCCGTATTGTGAAAGCAGGGAAAGACAAACCAGTGAGCATGGATTTCGGTAACAGCAACGCAACCCTTGTACCATATGATGGTGCAGAGAAAAAGATATCATTAAAAATTTAAGCACTTACATGAAGAAAAAGAAGTTTAACAACTAACACGTTGTGAATTGTATTCACGTATGACCATCAGATAAAAACAACCCGTAACTACTAACATTCTAACATTATGAAAACTGCTTACAAAATCAGAGATTTTGTGACTGCCTGCATGATTCCCGTTTCATGCGGATTAAGCAGCCTGCTGCTGATGACGATGCTGTTGCCCGTCAACGTGGCAATGGCGCAAACGGCTAAAAGAGCGCTTTCCGGAAAGGTGACTACCGGAAAAGACAACAGCCCTTTACCCGGCGCCAGCGTACGTATTAAAGGCACCAACAATGGTGCTATTACCGATGCCAACGGTAGCTTTAACCTGCAGGTGAGCGATAGTGACTCACTGGAGGTAAGCCTGGTGGGTTTCTCCAAACAGGTGATCTCTGCGAGAGGCAAATCGTCACTCACTGTGAGTCTCTCCGAAGGCGCTACCGGACTGGATGAGATCGTGGTGGTAGGCTATGGCACCGAAAAGAAAAAACTGGTAACCGGCGCTATTGACCATGTAAACACACAGCAGCTGGAACAGAACCATGCCCTGCGCGTTGACCAGGCTTTACAGGGACAAACACCCGGCGTACAGATCACTGCTACTTCAGCACAACCCGGAGAAGGCATGAAAGTGCGCATCCGTGGTACAAGTACTGTTGGTAACGCTGATCCTCTATATATCGTGGATGGTGTACCTACTTCCGACATCAGCTACCTGAACGCCTCCGACATTGCTGCGATGGATGTACTGAAAGATGCGGCATCCTCCGCTATCTACGGTGCAAGGGCAGCCAATGGCGTTGTACTGGTGACCACCCGTAAAGGCCGTGCGGGAAGCATGAAAATGTCTTACGACACCTACTATGGTATACAGAATCCTTCACATAAAGTATCTGTGCTCAATGCACACGACTATGGCGTGATCATGAACGAGATGGCCATTAACTCCGGCTCCGTTCCTTATTTCACCCTCGATCAGCTCAGTAAACTGGGCAAAGGTACTGACTGGCAGGAGGCGATCTACAACAAGAAAGCGCCCATGCAGAATCATTCCCTGGCATTCGCCGGTGGTAATGAAACTTCTGTGTTCTCTTCTTCCGTTGCCTATACAAAACAGGACGGTGTGATCGGCCTGAAGGATCAGTCGCAGTACGACAGGCTATCCTTCCGCATGAACAGCGAGCACAAAATGTACAAGGACATTGTGATATTCGGCGAAAACGTGACCTATACACAATCCCGTAAACGAGGTGTTGGTGTGGGCAATATCTACGGCAATGCTATCCGTTCTGCGTTCACAGTAAGCCCGCTGTTCCCGGTATACAATCCTGACGGCAGCTACGCAAAGTCTACTTTCAACGTGCAGGAAGCCAACCCGGTGGCTGTGATGGATTATCAGAACCAGAACAAATCCAGGACTGACCGTATCATGGGTAATACCTACCTGCAGGTATCTCCTGTTAAGGGACTGACATTACGTACTGATTTCGGTATTGATGTGAGCAATAACGATTCAAGAAGTTATACGCCGATATACAACCTGTCTACCAACGTGGTGAATGAACATTCCCGCGCTACGCAGGGCATCTACCGTACACATACCTGGAACTGGGATAACACCATCAACTACCAGCGTGATTTCGGCAAACATAATGTAGGCGTACTGGTAGGTATGAACTCCAACGAAACAAAAACTTCTTATCTGAACGGTTATAAACAGGACCTGACCAAGGAAGGACTGGATAATGCCGTTATTGACAACGGTACTACAGACAGCACACAACGTATCTTTGGCGCCGACAGTTCTGCTACACTCTATTCTTATTTCGGACGTATCAGCTATTCCTATGCTGATAAATATATGTTCACTGCCGTGGTAAGATCGGATGCGTCTTCCCGTTTTGGAGCGAACAACCGCAGAGGTACTTTCCCATCTTTCTCTATTGGCTGGGTACCTACTAATGAAGATTTCTTCAAACTCTCCTGGCTCGACTTCCTGAAAGTACGCGCAGGCTGGGGACGGAACGGTAACCTTCCTACAGGATATTATCAGTACCTGTCTACCATCTCAACACAATACCTGGGGTATTATTTTGGCAGCGGCGACCTTCCTTTTATTGGTGCAGCGCCTGTCAAGATATCTAACCCTGATCTGAAATGGGAAACTTCAGAACAGGCCAACGTGGGTATCGATGCGACACTTTTCAGAGACTTCAACCTGACAGTAGATGTGTACCGTAAGACAACAAAAGACTGGCTGGTACCAGTGAACGTACCTGCTGTTTCCGGGGCATCAACTGTACTGATCAATGGAGGTAATGTGCGTAACCAGGGTGTGGAGGTTTCCCTGGGCTACAATCACACCTTCAATGGCCTGACAGTAGGTGTGAATGGTAATATCGGTGTGAACCGCAACGAGATCACCGATATCCCCAACCGGGAAAAGATCATCAACGGTTCAACGGGCATCACCTTTGCCAGTATGCCGGAATTTTACCGTGCGCAGGTGGGCTTCCCAATGGGTTATTTCTACGGATACAAGACAGCAGGCATCTTCCAGAATGAAAATGAAGTAGCGTCCTATGTAAGTAAAGACGGTAAGAAAATACAGCCTAATGCCCTTCCTGGTGATGTTCGTTTCCAGGACCTGAACGGAGACGGTGTGATCGATAGCAAGGATGAAACGCAGATCGGTAATCCTTATCCTAAGTTCACTTATGGCCTGAACTTCAACCTGGGGTATAAAGGATTCGATTTCTCTGCTTCATTGTATGGCAACTATGGCAACCAGATATGGGACGGAACGCATGATTTCTCCAGCCCGCTCAGCAACTACAGGACAGAAATACTGGGCCGCTGGACCGGCGAAGGCACTTCTAACCGCATTCCGCGTGTAACAGATGGCGCTGAACTGAACCAGAACTGGATCCGCTCTTCCGATCTATATGTACACAATGCATCTTTCCTGCGTGTAAAAAGCCTTAACCTGGGATATGATTTCAAAAAGGTGTTACACACCTTGCCTTTACAACAGCTGAGATTATACGTTTCTGCTACCAACCTGTTCACTTTTACTCCTTACAAAGGGGTAGATCCTGAAGTAGGTTATGGCCCTACCGGATGGGCTTCCGGTATAGACCTGGGTACTTATCCGCAACCTAAGACAGTACTGGTTGGTCTGAACGTTAAATTCTAATCCGGTAAATCAATCCACATGAAAAAGATCTTCGCATCCATTATAGCAATTGCACTCTTTGCTGCCTGCAGTAAAGACTTCCTGGAGCTTTCGCCTGTAGATGAACAGACGGAATCCTCCTTTTACCAGACACCGGCACAGGCTTTACAGGCGCTGGTGTCCATATACAGTCAGCTCAATATCGGTGACTACGATAATATTCACCTGGTATCGGAACTGGCCAGTGATGACTGCTTTGGCGGTGGTGGTACTTCTGACCTTGTATGGAAACAGTGGGACCGCTTCCAGGAAGCGTCAAATATGAACCTGGGTCTCTGGCAGAGAGGTTACACCGGCATTTACAGAGCGAATGTATTACTCTCCAAAATAGGCGGCGTGAACTGGGGCGCAGACACCACCCTGAAAACCACCTACACTGCTGAAGCGCGCTTCCTGAGAGCGTACTTCTACTTCGACCTGGTACGTGTATTCGGCAATATTCCACTGGTAACCAAACCACTCACTGTTTCCGAGTATAATATGCCGCAGGCTGCTCCGGCTGACATATACAAACTGATAGCCGAAGACCTGCAATATGCAGCCAATAATCTGCCTGCTACTGCTTACCAGGGCATTTCACCCAACAATTATGGCCGTGTGACCAAATGGGCCGCACAGTCACTGCTGGGCCGTGTATACCTTTACTATACCGGTTACTATAATCAGCCGGACCTGGCGGGTGTTGTTACCAAAACACAGATGATCAGTTACCTCGACAACGTCATCAATGCAAGCGGCTACGGGCTCGTAGACAGCTTTCCCCGCCTGTGGCAGGCATCCGGAAAGTCTTTCGTAGGAGAAGACAATAAAGAAACGGTGTGGTCTATCAAATTTACATACAAAGGCCTCGGCAACTGGGACCAGCATAATGGTAACCGTATGCAGGTGGATATCGGCATCCGCAGCCAGGTGCTGAATCCTTACTATAAAGGATGGGGCGCCGGTACGGTAACGCCCAAATTATGGAACGCCTACGACGCGACTGATACCCGTAGAGGGGCCAGCATCATTTCCATCGAGGATGAAAACCTGACGGCCTATTCAGTCGGCGACCAGGCACAGTACACCGGTTATTTCTGGAAAAAATATATGCCCTTGAATGATGGCAATGCAGATAGCAAGGGAGGTAATTTTCAGATCGATAACTATTTTGATGATATCATTATCCGCTATTCAGACGTACTGCTGATGGCGGCAGAACTGAATCTCGACGTTGATCTCTCCAAGGCGCAGAACTACTACAACCAGGTACGTGACAGGGCATTCCTGAACACCACCAGCCGTAAGACCCTGACCGGCGATGCCAATGGCAAAAAGCTGATCATGGAAGAACGCCGCCTGGAATTTGCACTGGAAGGACAGCGCTACTGGGATCTGCTGCGTCAGGGCCTGAGCGTAGCCAAAGCCGCTATTGACAACAGCGGCAGCGATAGCCAGTTCGACGTGAATTTCCGTACAGAAACACAGGGATTGTTTAAGATCCCCGAACAGGAGATCAACCTGTCAAGCGGCGTTTACAAACAAAATACCGGCTGGTCTAACTAATGTTGAATCATTCAAAAAACTGCAGTATGAAAAAATTTATCACCTTATCCCTGCTTGCATTATCGGCGATGCTGGCGTCCTGTACAAAGGAAGATGAAGAGAGCCTGGGCGGACCATCCATTGCCAAAAGCGATGTAAAATTCTCCGTTACACAGCAACAGGGACATGACAATATAGTAATGTTAAACAGCCTTACACAAGGCGGTTATATCCCCTACTGGGAATTTAACGGTGGCTTCTCCAAGAAGAAACAGGATACGATCAACCTGCCTTTTGCAGGCGACTATAATATCCGTTATACCATCTATACACAAGGAGGTCCGATGGCAGATTCTGCGAAGATCACGGTATCACAAAACGATCCACAATACTTTTCCAGTCCTATGTGGAACCTGCTGGCCAATGCACAGGATGGTAAGACCTGGGTATGGGCATCAGATATTCCGGGAGGCATCTGTTATGGCAACGGATCGGGCGGCGCCACAGCACCTGAATGGTGGCAGAACGGCATTGCCTACCTGACGGAAAAGGGAGTTGCTGCAGATGAGATGACCTTCGATCTGAAGGGCGCCAAAAACTATACATTTACCCATGCGGGTGCGTCACAGAAAGCAATATTTGAACTTGATACTTTAAATAAGACGTTGAAGATAACAGGTAGTGATATCAGCCTCGGTAACAAGGTTACTTACGTGATAGTAAAACTGACTGCCGACGAACTCACCCTGGCACAGCAGGGTGATGGCTGGAGAAACATCTGGATGTACAAAAGGAAGGGATTTAATTATTAGTTTACGGGATGTAAGATGGAAGAAAAAAGGGATGAGGTTTCGTACTTCATCCCTTTATTTTTTTTGAAAATTTGAAGGAAAATTTTGAGAACCGAAGAAAAGATGTATTTTAGTGGTATAGAAAAAGCCACCCTTGATGTCATACGTCAGGGGTGGCTTTTTTTTTATAATAATATGTTCAGCAAGGACGAACCATTGTTTATGCTAATACCTGTGAAATGCATTTAAATCACTATTTGTTTAGATTAACATCAAAAACCAAAACAACAACGGAGTATGAATTTACGAGTATCGGACCCAGGGGGGAAATTAGAAAGACCATACTGTTCTCACTGATAGAATATAACTGTTATAATCTTGCATTTGGAGAAAAGGATGTACAAACAGGAAATGTAGACGACAATATAAACTCCGGGAATAATGACCATGAGAAGATATTGACAACAGTGGCTGCAGTGGTAGAAACCTTTACTACCGAACATCCTGAAGCATTTGTATATGCAAAAGGCAGTACGCCTTCAAGAACAAGGCTATATAGGATCTGTATTACCAAATATTGGAATGACATCACTGACCAATTTGTAGTACTTGGATTGCAGAATGGTCAATGGCAGCATTTCATCCAAAATCAAACATACAATGCCTTTTTAGGTAAGAAGAAATCTTTCGAAATAAACAATTAAATTATCATTCATGGAAATTACAATCTCAAAAAGGGAAAATGTTGAAATGCATACTTCCCCCAAAAAAATTAATATCCCCAATCGGCCACTGCGTCAAATGACGCTGGAGGAAGTTTTAGAAAAAAGTCCTTTTCTAAGAAAAAAGCATGAAGATGCAGTTGCTACATTGAAAAAATACCCTATCCCTGAAGAATTCCGGCACAAGAACAAAAAGAAATAAGTTCTTTTTAAAAATCTTTATTTATGGAAGAGGTAATATCAAAAAAACGAGAAACGAGAACAGATGGATTTTTAATAAAACATAACATATTGGTCGAAACACGAACCCGGTATAACGCTTGAAGAAATACTGGCAATATGTCCGTTTACAAGAAAAAAATATGAGCAGGCAAAAGCAGCCCTGGGGAAAAAAGGCGCCTCATTTACGAGACGCCTTTTCTTTATTTAATAACGACTGTATCTATCTGGTAATCATTTTCTCCTGATACAAATTTCAGGTAATAGGTACCGGGAGCCTTTTCTGTTATTTTGTAGGATGCTTTCCTTTCAGGAATATCCATGGTACACATACAACCTTTATATACTGCTTCTACAGAGATAGTACGTGTATTGCCGCTTTTCTTTTCATTGAATTTATGAAACTGTCCGCAGCCATTGTTTACGTTAAAATAAACGGTAGTAGCGCCATCTGTACCGGATGATGCTTTATCGATCCTGGTAACATTGACTTTCTCATACTTCAGGCAATCCTGCGTAGGTACATTCTTCTTGCTACATCCGGCCATGACAATTGCGGCCAGGGAAATAAAGGTTAGTGATCTTCTCATGAAAATTAATTTAAGCCCCTTCCCTGCTTGTGGAAAGGGAACTGTAACCTTAACGCATGAGATATGCCTTTGGTTACAGCTCACTTAAAAATTAACTTTATTTCAATCTGACGATCTTCCGGCTTCCCATCATGCCGAACCGGCCTTTATCTGCCTTCAGGATCCACACGCCGGCGGGCACTTTACTGATATCCAGCTGTACCTGCTGAGCGCCCTTAGCGGCTGGTATTACAACCTGTTGAAGCACAACCTGGCCGGTTTTTGTATTCACCAGCGACAGCAATACTTTTTCTGTACCAGCGTCTACTGCCACGTTAAGGCTGTTACCTGTAACAGGGTTCGGATATGCTTTCAATGATCCGTTAGCGGGAGTGACCTGGTTTGCTGCCGGTGCAAGCGCAGTTGTTACACTGGCAATGGCCGTAGTACAGTTGCTCACGAATGTCCAGGGTTTGCCATCGCCGGCATTGAGGTCTGGCTGATCTCCCTGTGTCCACCATTTAGCCTGGTAGATCTTGTTGCCGTATGCCACCTTGTTGCCTGCCAGGTAGATACCTCCTGGTGTCCAGCCGGCCACACCGTTGCAGGGCTGACCGGTACCACCGCCATCGCCGCCATTGCCGTTGCAGGCGCCCACAACAGCCCAGGTGGTATTTGTGCCGGGTACATCGCCGCTGCCTGCCCACCACTGGTTACGGTAGATCACGTTGTTGTACTTTACAATATTGCCGGCAGTTTCATAGATCTTTGAGGATTCCCATGCCGGCAGGGAAGCACAACCTTCAAAGGTCTGCGTGTTCCATATTGTAAATGAGACAGTAGATACAATGGAATCCTTCCCATTTCTCAGGCCAACAGCCGTAGCTGTCTGTGCGCCATAAGCAGTGGGCGTCCATTGTACGCTGGTGCCGGCTAGTCTTAGTCCGCCGATCTTGATATACACCTGCGTGATCTCATTCCCGGGATCATTTTTTGATACGGTCAGCGTGACAGGCGCTAAAGAAGTTACCCCGATAATGCCGTTGGACGGCGAAGTAAAGGTCAGCGCGGTGATCTGGGAACATTCGGTATTGTCGATGCTGAAACGGGGCATGGTAGCGCAACCGCAATTAGCGGCGTTATTACCGCCATTCAGCTCCATACTTACCTGCTTGATGCCGGTATAACGCTGGAAGTGACCGATGCGGCCCAGTACTTTTGTATTTTCTGTGCCACTGCCGCATTCAATACCACCGTTGATGATATTGACAGTAGCGCCGAAGCCCGGTTTGAGACCAGCGGCGGCCTGTGAGGCTGTGGGCGTCCATTTACCGGGGATCATCACATCATGGCAGGAAGGTTTCGGATATTGCTGCGCCATCCAGAACCAGATACCTGTTTCAAAAGCGATCACACCATCTTCGATCACTTTTTCCGGATTGGCCAATAGTACGTTCTTATCGCCGAAGATGAATTCACTTGCCTGTCCGTAGTTATAGTTATAACTCAGCTGTATAGGGCCGCGGCCGTGGTAGGATTTGCCGGGAGCGGGCGGGTAAGTGGCATCGTCTATACGGTAACCGATATTGCTGGTTCCTTCATATCCTACCTCTTCGCGGAAGTAGAGGCCCCAGGCATAGGGACCGCCGGGAGCAGTAGGCCAGCCACCGGTAGTCTCCTGGGAGATATTGGCCAGGAACGCCATCAGCTCCCTTTTGCGGGCGGCCAGGTCGCCTTCTCCGGCGAATGTGGCGTAATCGATCGTTTCCCGGATAATAGCATTGGCTGAGATATCAAAATCGGCATCTTTACGGATCACTACAGTGGCGCCGGTGGTTTTATCCACGCGGGTCAGCTTATAGGCGTTGGTAGCGCAACGCCTTTCCGAGATGATCTTAACGTTGGACATTCGTCTAACCGCTTCCGTGAAGTTCGCATAGGAGTAAAAGTCCTTCGCCGGCGTGCCGGGAGGTATACCACTCCCCGACCGGTCGTCGGGATTATAACGGTGCGGAAATAATACATTCCAGTCTGCGCTGGTGATCACATCACCAATCGTCTGGGCATGGGCTGCCGACATGCAGCATAACAACAGGAAGGTTACAATGAAACGTGCTATTTTCATAGATAGAGGATTTGGTACCTGGCGGTACGATGATTATTTTGAGTCGCTTCAAATATAAGAATTCCTGATTCTTTTACTATTTTGTTTTCCCAAACGTTCCCGATATGAAAAAGCTGTTTTATACCCTCATTTTATCAGTAATATCTATGCAGGTTTTGGCCCAAACAAAGGAGAAGGATATTATCCATTTATGGCCGGGAGCAGTACCCGGGGAAACTGGTCCTAAAAAACCGGCAGTTCCCACGCCGGATACAAGTAAGGGTGTAACCCGTCTCACCGATGTAACCGATCCGCTGATGCAGGTATTTATACCGGAGAAAGGCAAGGCTAATGGGGCCGCAGTGATCGTATGTCCGGGCGGTGGTTACCAGATCCTTGCCATCAACCTGGAAGGCTATGAAATAGCGCATTGGCTGAATGAACAGGGATTTACAGTATTTGTGCTGCAATACCGGGTGCCACAGAAGCAGGAAGGAGCCTTGCAGGATGTGCAGCGGGCCATCCGTATAGTACGGAGCAGGGCAGCTGAATGGCAGTTGCAGGCGGAAAAGATCGGCGTACTGGGTTTCTCGGCCGGAGGTAGCCTGAGTGCCAGGGCCAGCACC from Chitinophaga filiformis carries:
- a CDS encoding TIM-barrel domain-containing protein, translating into MKKKRLLPVLAFTFCMQFCYAGKIERFKDGLLVRLEKSTAGGVKQVRLQVITDNIIRVTASPADSISGTPSLMAVVGGTREIKWTSEEKNNQVTLKTGTLTASIDLTTGEVVFKDLKGQVILQEKQGGGKTFTPAVIDGKPLYKLQQVFESPAGEAFYGLGQHQTGLMNYKDQDVDLTQYNSVAVIPFLVSSRHYGILWDNYSITRFGDERPYEELGSLQLSDKNGKAGGLTATYALRNKPDSIFLQRQESLIDYTFLPDLKKMPAGYPMGNGVVTWEGDITSQTGGQEKFYMTASGYIKVWIDGELKLDKWREGWNPGPSVFRHQLDKGRKHRLKVEWIPESNQAFVSVKHLSPTPAKLQNKAALTSEAGEKIDYYFVYGQQTDDVINGYRTITGKAAIVPKWALGYWQSRERYKTQRDVISTVQEFRKRQIPLDNIVMDWSYWKEDAWGSQEFDPQRFPDAKGMIDSLHNIYHTHFMISAWPKFYKDIPNYKLFNDKGWLYKQSINDGIRDWIGQGYVSTFYDAFNPGARKLFWQLLSKNLFSKGVDAWWLDATEPDVLSNASIDYRKQLMNPTALGPSAQYFNTYALLNAKGIYEGQRQEKPDQRVFILTRSAYAGMQRYGAATWSGDIAARFDELARQIPAGLNFSLSGMPYWTTDIGGFYVEDKYDQPDPQGADLEEWRELNTRWFQYGSFCPLFRSHGQYPYREPFNIAPENSVELNSMVYYDKLRYRLMPYIYSLAGHTYHRGYTMMRALIMDFDKDTAVRNIGDQFMFGPSLLINPVYSYKARTRKLYLPANTGWYDLYKGTYTEGGQYITAEAPLDRIPVYVKAGSIVPFGPAMQYTAQRPADTITLYVYTGANGKFTLYEDEGVNYNYEKGQYSTINLTYDEAGQTLTIGKREGNFPGMLQRRTFRIVKAGKDKPVSMDFGNSNATLVPYDGAEKKISLKI
- a CDS encoding SusC/RagA family TonB-linked outer membrane protein, whose protein sequence is MKTAYKIRDFVTACMIPVSCGLSSLLLMTMLLPVNVAMAQTAKRALSGKVTTGKDNSPLPGASVRIKGTNNGAITDANGSFNLQVSDSDSLEVSLVGFSKQVISARGKSSLTVSLSEGATGLDEIVVVGYGTEKKKLVTGAIDHVNTQQLEQNHALRVDQALQGQTPGVQITATSAQPGEGMKVRIRGTSTVGNADPLYIVDGVPTSDISYLNASDIAAMDVLKDAASSAIYGARAANGVVLVTTRKGRAGSMKMSYDTYYGIQNPSHKVSVLNAHDYGVIMNEMAINSGSVPYFTLDQLSKLGKGTDWQEAIYNKKAPMQNHSLAFAGGNETSVFSSSVAYTKQDGVIGLKDQSQYDRLSFRMNSEHKMYKDIVIFGENVTYTQSRKRGVGVGNIYGNAIRSAFTVSPLFPVYNPDGSYAKSTFNVQEANPVAVMDYQNQNKSRTDRIMGNTYLQVSPVKGLTLRTDFGIDVSNNDSRSYTPIYNLSTNVVNEHSRATQGIYRTHTWNWDNTINYQRDFGKHNVGVLVGMNSNETKTSYLNGYKQDLTKEGLDNAVIDNGTTDSTQRIFGADSSATLYSYFGRISYSYADKYMFTAVVRSDASSRFGANNRRGTFPSFSIGWVPTNEDFFKLSWLDFLKVRAGWGRNGNLPTGYYQYLSTISTQYLGYYFGSGDLPFIGAAPVKISNPDLKWETSEQANVGIDATLFRDFNLTVDVYRKTTKDWLVPVNVPAVSGASTVLINGGNVRNQGVEVSLGYNHTFNGLTVGVNGNIGVNRNEITDIPNREKIINGSTGITFASMPEFYRAQVGFPMGYFYGYKTAGIFQNENEVASYVSKDGKKIQPNALPGDVRFQDLNGDGVIDSKDETQIGNPYPKFTYGLNFNLGYKGFDFSASLYGNYGNQIWDGTHDFSSPLSNYRTEILGRWTGEGTSNRIPRVTDGAELNQNWIRSSDLYVHNASFLRVKSLNLGYDFKKVLHTLPLQQLRLYVSATNLFTFTPYKGVDPEVGYGPTGWASGIDLGTYPQPKTVLVGLNVKF
- a CDS encoding RagB/SusD family nutrient uptake outer membrane protein is translated as MKKIFASIIAIALFAACSKDFLELSPVDEQTESSFYQTPAQALQALVSIYSQLNIGDYDNIHLVSELASDDCFGGGGTSDLVWKQWDRFQEASNMNLGLWQRGYTGIYRANVLLSKIGGVNWGADTTLKTTYTAEARFLRAYFYFDLVRVFGNIPLVTKPLTVSEYNMPQAAPADIYKLIAEDLQYAANNLPATAYQGISPNNYGRVTKWAAQSLLGRVYLYYTGYYNQPDLAGVVTKTQMISYLDNVINASGYGLVDSFPRLWQASGKSFVGEDNKETVWSIKFTYKGLGNWDQHNGNRMQVDIGIRSQVLNPYYKGWGAGTVTPKLWNAYDATDTRRGASIISIEDENLTAYSVGDQAQYTGYFWKKYMPLNDGNADSKGGNFQIDNYFDDIIIRYSDVLLMAAELNLDVDLSKAQNYYNQVRDRAFLNTTSRKTLTGDANGKKLIMEERRLEFALEGQRYWDLLRQGLSVAKAAIDNSGSDSQFDVNFRTETQGLFKIPEQEINLSSGVYKQNTGWSN
- a CDS encoding DUF6934 family protein, whose translation is MFRLTSKTKTTTEYEFTSIGPRGEIRKTILFSLIEYNCYNLAFGEKDVQTGNVDDNINSGNNDHEKILTTVAAVVETFTTEHPEAFVYAKGSTPSRTRLYRICITKYWNDITDQFVVLGLQNGQWQHFIQNQTYNAFLGKKKSFEINN
- a CDS encoding glycoside hydrolase family 19 protein; this encodes MKIARFIVTFLLLCCMSAAHAQTIGDVITSADWNVLFPHRYNPDDRSGSGIPPGTPAKDFYSYANFTEAVRRMSNVKIISERRCATNAYKLTRVDKTTGATVVIRKDADFDISANAIIRETIDYATFAGEGDLAARKRELMAFLANISQETTGGWPTAPGGPYAWGLYFREEVGYEGTSNIGYRIDDATYPPAPGKSYHGRGPIQLSYNYNYGQASEFIFGDKNVLLANPEKVIEDGVIAFETGIWFWMAQQYPKPSCHDVMIPGKWTPTASQAAAGLKPGFGATVNIINGGIECGSGTENTKVLGRIGHFQRYTGIKQVSMELNGGNNAANCGCATMPRFSIDNTECSQITALTFTSPSNGIIGVTSLAPVTLTVSKNDPGNEITQVYIKIGGLRLAGTSVQWTPTAYGAQTATAVGLRNGKDSIVSTVSFTIWNTQTFEGCASLPAWESSKIYETAGNIVKYNNVIYRNQWWAGSGDVPGTNTTWAVVGACNGNGGDGGGTGQPCNGVAGWTPGGIYLAGNKVAYGNKIYQAKWWTQGDQPDLNAGDGKPWTFVSNCTTAIASVTTALAPAANQVTPANGSLKAYPNPVTGNSLNVAVDAGTEKVLLSLVNTKTGQVVLQQVVIPAAKGAQQVQLDISKVPAGVWILKADKGRFGMMGSRKIVRLK
- a CDS encoding alpha/beta hydrolase → MKKLFYTLILSVISMQVLAQTKEKDIIHLWPGAVPGETGPKKPAVPTPDTSKGVTRLTDVTDPLMQVFIPEKGKANGAAVIVCPGGGYQILAINLEGYEIAHWLNEQGFTVFVLQYRVPQKQEGALQDVQRAIRIVRSRAAEWQLQAEKIGVLGFSAGGSLSARASTLYNKRTYTPVDASDSSSARPDFALLIYPAYLDQGPNHSITPELQIDAYTPPTFVFATADDPYGNSALVVTGALRDAKVPVELHMYAKGGHGYGLRPGNRAGLAWTTLAARWLDRNVKEK